The following is a genomic window from Clostridium fungisolvens.
CTTTATTTATTGGCTATGCAATGATGGATGACAACAACTACACTTCACTTAGAGGAAGTACATCTGAGCTTTGCCAAGTACTTTTGTTTGGTCTAACTATATTATTACTATTTATGGTATTCTTCGCGAACTCCTACTTTATCACTTGTAAAACAAAGGAATTTGCAATTGCAGAATTAAATGGAGTATGTTCCACTAAACTCATGGGCCTTTTGAGTTTTCAAACTTTTTTGCTTGGAATTACAGGAAGTATACTTGGTATATTATTAGGAATGATTTCATTGCCTGTAGTTTCAGCAGTTATGTATAAATTACTAGGTGCTCAGCAAAATATATATTCAACTACTTCAGACAGTTTAATAATCACTTTTATAATTGTTATGCTTATAATGTGTCCTTATATAGTAGGCGGTGACTATGGGTATCTTTTTCATAGAGAAATACAGGATTTGATTTATGGACAAAGACAACTTTATACACCTCATGCAAAGAAAATCACAATTCCAGAAATCGAAAATATAAAGAAACTGTTTCCTTTTTTAGAAAATTCCAAACCAAAAACACCTCACAAAACTAAGTCCGTAAAACCACACAATATATTATCTATATTACTTTATTTTCTTCCTTTAACAGTACTTCTTTTAAATTCAAAAAACTTTTATGCTTTAATGGTTTTTTATTTACTTTTTTCAGTTATAGGAATACACAAATTATTAACAATTAATTTTCCAGATAAGATATTAAGTCTTAAAAAGAATGTATTTGCTGGTGATGAAATTAAATTAATTTCACTAAGCAATCTCCATTACTCTTTAAGAAAGATGAACTTTCTTATTGTAACCTTAGCAATATCCACAGTATCCCTTGTGTTTATAATTGGATCCTATGGTGAATCATATCAAGTTAAGGTTATGGGTATTTTCGTATATATTTGTGCCATTGTATCACTTGGCATTAGCATTTTGTACAAGTTTATAATTGAAGCTTCATATAGAAAGCATATATTCATGCAATTACAATTACTTGGATATCATACTAAGCAAATAAAAAAAATTATAAAGCAAGAAATAATATTGCTATACGGTATAGCTATAATAATACCTTTAATCCATATTGTAATTTATCTTGCAAAGTTCATAAACTTAGGCATTATAACCCTACAGTTGTCTTTGATTCTTTTGTCTACTTTTATAATTATTTTTGTTATCATGATTCCTATATCCTATTTTGTTTATAAGAAATCAGTATTGTAAAGAAACAAAAGAGTCTATTAAATACTGAACAAAATAAAAGAATCCAACTACTATTAGATACTTTACATAGAAGACTTTCAAATAGTAATCTTCTCTATAATCATCTTTTAGTTAGATGGATTCTTTTATTTTTAATGATAACTATCTTAAACCTAACATCTTGCTTAATTGCTTTTCTTTTGTTTCTATTGCCCCCATCGGACAAAGTTCTTGACAACAGAAACAGCGGATACATTTACTATAGTTCCACTTTGGAATTAATTTATCATTATGCTTTTTAAAAGTAATGACATTAGGCTTTTCAGGACATACCTCAGCACATCTTTTGCAACTTACGCATTTTTCTGCAATTACAATTGGATCAGGAGCTGCTAAAGATACCGCTAATTTATTTACAGATGGAGTAATAAAGTTAACTACCCTTGCGCTACGGGATAATTTGAAATCTTTACACTTCATATCCTCGATTTTTTCACCAAGAACCTCTATTTCTTCAGGAAGTACAGCGCCCCACTTTGTTTCATGGGCAACCTTTAAGAACGGTACGGCTAGTACATTATCATAACCAATCAGCCTAACCGCTGTTGAATCAACCGCTGTGAGACATTTCCCCATTATTATAGTGTCCATCTTTTTAGCAGTTCCATTTCTAGGACCATTGCCTTCCATTGCAAGTATACCATCAAGTATAGCAAAGCTTGTCTTTACAACAGAGTTTAAATCTAAAAGCATTTTACTGAAATTAATAGCATTTGGTGATTTTGTATGCCATTGAGCTTTTTTAGAACCAGGTACACATCCAAATTGGTTTTTTACAGCTCCAGTATAATACATCATCGCATGAGTCTTTAGTTTTGGAAGAGTTATAACTACATCAGCCTCATAAGGCGCCCTAGCAATGTTCCAGAACTTATACATTATAGGATTATCCAGCTCTACATGGACTTCATCACTAAAATCAACGAACTTAACTCCATATCTTTCAGCAACCTCCATAAGCCCTGATTGTTCAGCAGCCTTTCTATTATTATCAGAGGCCGGTGAATCTCCAAAAGCTATATCATCAGTATATTCCTTAACAATTCTTATAACTGCTTCAAACACGGCATAATGAGTTATTACGATAGAACCTTTTTCAACCACACTTAGAAAATTAGGTTTCAATAAGACTTTACTGTTTTTAGGTATTAGTTTTCTCAAAAAAGAACTTCCACCTAATAATTCAAAACCTTCTCTTAATGTTTTTTCAATGGCATCAACGTTATATTCTGTACATTTTAATAAAGCAACCTTTTCCATAACATCACCCTTTTATAATTATTCTAGAATATGTTTAAGAGTATTGATTTCCTTAATTTCCTCATCTTTACATTATATCATATATTTTTTATACCATATAAACAATTTATATTAAATAACAAATTTCCACATCTCACATCACCATAAAGAACTGCCATTTAATATAGTTGTATTCTATTGTCATTACTAGTTATTGCTTTACAATTCTTAAATTACATAGTTTATATTAAATTAAAGTAGTGCTTTATCTATAAATTAAATAGAACTTATATGAAACCTACTGTTAACAATTATATTAACAAGCAGAACTTCTCATTATTACACTACTAGAATAATCTGTATACATAATTGTTTGCGATTGACATTTTAACACTATTTTACATTAATTAAATTGACATATATTAATATTTTTGTTACAATAATACATATAATCAATACTTAAATCCTATAACAACTTAAGGAAGAATACTTAGTTAATTTCAAATAATACCAATTTCTTTAAAACATTTCCCCAAAGAGAATTTAGCTTTAATAAACCACTCAAGTAGTAAATCTTATTTCTTATTCTTTACCATTATATAAATCGTTTTCTCTTAATGACTTATATATTTCAATTATAAAATCCATCTAAAGCTGTTTCGGCTACAAAACCTCTAAGCTTATTGTCAACTCAAAATAAGTTGATAATATAGACATTAATCTATTTGGTTCCCGATAAATAAAACATCTATAAAAAAGTAACAGTTTCAATTCTATAGTTTACATTCTAATATTTATAACATTACCTAATATCCATGAATATTCTCTCTTCAGTAAAATCCATTTTTTAAATCAAAACATTGCCTACCCTAGTAAATAAAATTATTCACAAATCTACTATTAATAAAATAATAAGGATGTGTTAAAAATGATTAAAAAGACCTTTATAAAAAAGGCTGCAACCTTTATAGCTATGGCAGCAGTAACCGTTACTACTCTTGCAGTAGCACAGCCACTTAAAGCATCAGCTGCAGTCGTTTCTGGACAAACCTATAAAATCATTAATGTAGGTAGTGGTAAAGCACTTGATGTATATGCTGCTGGAACTGCTAATTATACTAATGTTGATATTTACACTGATAATGGAACCGCAGCTCAACAGTGGAATATAGTAGCTAATTCAGATGGAACATATAAGATAATTAATAAGAATAGCTGGAAGGCACTAGATGTATACGCTGCCGGAACTGCTGATTATACTAATGTTGATATATATGATGACAACGGTACTGGTGCACAAAAATGGAGACTTGTATCAAACAGTGATGGATCCTATAAGATTATCAATGCTAATAGCAATAAGGCACTTGATGTTTATGCTGCTGGTAATGCTGATTATACTAATGTTGATATATATACAGACAACGGAACTGCAGCACAAAAGTGGAATATAGTTCAAGTTGGAGGTAGTACTTCTACTGTAACAAAGCCAGGTGAGGTTCCAAATGATATTTGGACATACACAATTAATGCTGACAAAGTATATGGTAATACTGGTGATTTTGCTTTATTATTATGTGCTGTTATTAAAAAGGAAAGTGCTTTTGGAGCAGGCTTAAGTGGTAGTCCCTCTTCAGGTGATGGGTTAATGCAAGTAGAACCAAATACTAGAAATGCTTATGCTTCACAATTCCAAGCAAAATTTGGCCATGCTTATGATCATGGTAGTTACCAAGATCAAGTATACTTAGGCGCATTGATTTTAAACGCTAATATAGTTCAATTTGGTAGTGTATATAGCGGTTTATTACACTATAATGGAGGACCAAACTGGTATCCAGGTGCAACAGATTCTTATGGTCGTCCAATTTTAGCCGATCAATATGCAAATGCAGTTTATGCAACTTATCAAAGCTATGGTGGAAAAAACTAATAAAATTACTTTCATAAATATCCACAGATATAATTGTGGTACAAATTCCCAAAGAATAAAAACAACTTACTGATTTAAGAGTATAATGATATTTTAGGTGTGCTGTTATAAATCTTGGAAATGACTTTAAGCGGGCTTCGAGTTTTCATATCGAAGTCCGCCTTTTTATAGTAAGGTTGCTTTAGTGATTTTTTCTTTCAATCTATATATCTTATTTTAGATAGTCAACTACTTAATTTCAGAACTTAACTTTAACAGGTATAAGTTTAAATTTGCACTTTAAAAAATGGATAATCTTTTACCTTTTCATAATGTTGTCTTAAAAATGTTAAATCTTCATCAGTTAAAGGATTTTTTAAACACTCATCAATATTTTCAACAACAAACGAAAAATTCACAAAATCCCCTGGTGGAACTAAGGCATCAACTCCAAGTGAAAGTGTATATTTCATTGCAGCAAGTCGCAGTTTTTTGTCTTCAAAATCTATTGGTTTACACCAAGACTTTGGAAATGGTGAACTTTCTCTTTCATCCCCATTAAGCCATGCACGTTCTATAAGCTGCTTCATACCAACTAGCCCCATACCTTTTTCTTTCGCCGTCTTACATAACTTTGTTCCCATATCGTGTCCTAGGTTCATATGCCAGTTTAAAGGAAATAGTACTGTATCAAAATCATAAAGTGACATTGCTTTTAAGGCAACAGCTTCATTATGACAGGTAATGCCTAATTTTCTAACCAAACCCTTTTCTTTGGCTTTCACCATCATTTCCATAACTCCACCACTACCAAACGCTTTTTCCACATCTTCTTCCTTACTTAAAGCATGCATTTGATAAACATCAAGATAATCAGTGTGTAGCATACGGAAAGATTCTTCGAATTCTTTTTGTGCATCTACTTTCATTCTGCATGTGGTTTTACAAGCAAGATATATATTTTTGCGATATGGTATAAGGGATTTACCTAACTTTTCTTGTGCATCTTCATAGGATGGAGCCACATCAAAATAGTTAATTCCTCTATCGATTGCCCATGATACATAGTTATCAGAAGCCTCTTGCCCATCTCTCATTGACACTATACCACCGTATATAACTGGAGTAATCTCAAAACCTGTATTACCAAACTTTCTTTTAATCATAAATTCAATACCTCCAACTCTCACTTAAGACCATTAATCCTTTACCTATATATAAAATATACTCCATAGAGTACACTGTAAGTCAATAAAATTTCAGCATGCATTTCGAAAAAAATCTACATTCCAGTAATTAGAGGATGCCACACCTTCACTATAGTTCCAACATTTTCAGTGCTTTGATACTCAAGTCCAAATTCCTCTCCATATGATAATCTTATTCTTTCATTTACATTATAAACTCCAAAACCTAGTTTAATCTCTCCGGGATTTTTACCGTGTAGTACTTTATTTAGTTTTTTCATTCTGTCCTCGCTCATGCCTGCTCCATTATCAATTATTGTGAAACAAAGCTTCTTATCAATTATCTCGCCTTTAATTATTATCTTTCCCTTTCCCCTTTTTTCTTTTATACCATGATATATTGCATTTTCTACTATAGGCTGCAATATAAGCTTGGTCACTTCAAAATTCATCATGTCCTCTTGTATTTTTATCTCATAGTCCAGCTTATCTTCATATCTAACCTTCTGAATAATAAGGTAACTTTCTATATGCATTATTTCATCTCTAACAGTAACTATTTCATTTCCCTTACTAAGCCCTATTCTTAAGAGCGTGGTAAGTGCATTTACTACATCGATAATATCCTGAGCATCATGCTCTTCAGCCATCCATTGAATGGTATCTAAAGTATTATATAAGAAATGTGGTTTTATCTGAGCTTGGAGTATGCTAATTTCTGCTTTTCTTTTACTCTTTTCCTCAGCTTGCACCAAGTGAATTAAATTCTTTATCTCATCAATCATATTATTAAAGGAATTTCCAAGTTCACCTATTTCATCACCGTATTTACTTCTAAAAAATACATTAAGATCTCCTTCCTCAGTTCTTTTCATAAGCTTTCTTAATTTAGTAATAGGATTCACTATGGAACGAGTAAATATCATTGCCAGTATTGCTGCAAGTACAATGGTTAGTATCGCAACTGACAAAGAGTAATATTTAATATACCTCAATGTTTTTGTGCTCTCATCTAAAGGAAATACTCCTACAGTCTTCCACTGAGTATATTCAGATCCCTTGCACATAATCTTATAGTCTTTATTATTTATGTTCTTAACAATTATATTATTTTTTAAATTTCTTACCCACTGATCCTTTATTCTATATACAACTTCATTCACAGGAGTATAAACTATCTCATTATTAGAATCCACTATATACACAAAACCAGTTTTACCAGGCTTAACACTTTCAATTACACTTTTAATTATGTCCAGCTTAATATCAATTAGTATAACCCCTAAACATTTCCCTGTTTTATCATCAATAATGGCCTTACTCATTGATACAACATCATCAGCACAATATTGAAATACATTATTTACATTTCTTCCTACAGGTTTGCTAAAAAGTTGAATTTTATTTGGGTGATCTGCTGCTTCTATATACCATCTTTCATTTATAAGTGGGTCTCTGGATATTCTATACATTATGTCACTTATGTAGAGGTCATTTTTATTCACAACCATAATACCAACAATTTCAGGATGAAAAGGAGTAAAGCCCATTATTGCTTTTGTAACATCATACTCCATTGCTTCAGTGTTTTTCCCATTACTTAGTTCCTTACTATTTAAAAAACTTACTACTCTTGGATCTAAGGACAAAGTATTAATGATATTCTCCATATTTTTCATATAAAAATCTACATTAGTGCTTATTTGCTGAATCATCTGATCAGTATTAACATTTTGAACATCACTTATTGAGTTATTATATATCAAATTACTTACAGTAGTTATTGTTACAACAGGCAATAAGATAACTAGAAGAAAATAAAGCATTAGCTTGTTTCCTATGCTGCTATTAAAAAAAGTAGATACAGAATTTTTCAACATAAATCACCCAATTCAAAATAATATGAATTCCATTTCAAAATTAATAACTATAGATAAACCAGTTCCAAATACAATAAAAATAGACAGTTAAGTTGCAATTAATAGTTAATATAGCTGTTAAACTTACTTTGTTAAATAGAACTGGGATATCTATTCCGCTTAAGCAGATAAACTACTTCAATCCTTAGACTCAAAATAAAGATTTCGATGTTTCTACGAATCTTTATTTTGATAAGTTTCAATAGGAAGTAGTTTATCTATATTGTTCATGCCTAATATAATCATATCCAATTTCACATCATCTTACAATATTTCCCAAGCAATATAAAAAAGTCAGGCCTACTTTTTAAAATAAGCCTGATGTAAATATTAAACACTTCAATCCTAAATCTATTTTCATGTAACAACGGTTTTTCTTTTCTCATTTCTTATCACTATAAACCTTTGAAGAGCTATAAATATGAATAACAGCATTCCAACGGCTATTTTAGTCCACCAAGAATTTAAAGTACCATCAAAAATTATAAGATTTTGAATTACTCCAGTAGTTAAAACACCAAACAATGGACCTATTGCAGAACCAAAACCTCCAGTTAAGATTACTCCTCCTATAACACTGGCAGCAATTGCATCCATCTCAGTTCCATTGCAGTGGAGTCCATAGCCTGAAGAAGTGTAAATAGTATATAATAAGCCTCCAAGAGCCGAGCAGAAACCTGAGAAAGTGTATACCAAAATCTTTGTTTTAGCTACAGGAAGTCCCATAAGTATAGCAGAATTTTCACTTCCTCCTATAGCATATATATTTCTCCCAAACTTGGTATACTTTAATATATATATTGCAGCAATAACCAGAAGTAAACTCACAATAACATTTATAGAAACGAAAGCATTTTGTCCAAGATGTATTCTAAACGAAGCAATATTTGAAAACATAGGATTGTTTATACTTATAGAATCAACACTTATTAGATAAGCTGCACCTCTGGCAAAGAACATACCAGCTAAAGTTATGATCCAAGGATGAAGCTTAAATCTCTGTATTAAATATCCTTGAGTAGTCCCTATCACAATTCCAACAAATAAAACAAATATCATTACTATAATTGGATTAACTCCCTTTTGAAGCAGAGATCCAGTGATCATGCTTACAAAAGCAACCATTGCACCTACAGAAAGATCTATTCCTCCTGTTAATATTGTAAAAGTCTCTCCAATTGTTAGTGCAATCAAATATGAATTATCAATTAAAAGGTTTGAAAAAACTTGGACACTAAAGAAATTATCATACTTTATACCGCCAGCTACAAAAAGCAAGATAAACAACGCAATAGTTGCATAAATAGAGGCATTCCCTTGATTTGGTTTCATACCTGATAAATTAACAGCTTTCATTTTCATATGCCTTTAGCCTCCTTCCTTTGCTGCTAGTAAACTTCATAATTAGTTTCCTAAATTCTTCATTTTGAATAAGACATACTACTATAACTACTATTGCTTTTACCACAAGCGTTGTTTCAGGTGGCACACCCATACTGTATATTGTAGTGGTCAAGGTCTGTATAAACAGTGCTCCAACTACAGTTCCACCGAGATAAAATCTTCCACCATTCATCGAAGTGCCACCAATAACTGTAGCTAATATAGCGTCAAGCTCCATCCAAAGCCCTGCATTATTGGCATCTGCACTCTTTATATTTGAGCATATAATTATTCCAGCTAATCCCGCTAATGCGCCAGTTATTACATAAAGAATAAACTTTACTTTCTTTGCATTTATACCTGAATACCTGCTGGAGGTGCTGTTAATACCTACAGCTTCTACAAATAGACCTAAGGCAGTTCTTCTCATAAGCAGATATATAATTAATATCACTGCTATGGTGATATAAACTGATACTGGAATGAACAAATACCCTGTACCTATAAAAGTAAAAGACTTGTTAGTAAATGTTAATATCTGTCCCTTAGTTATTAATTGAGCAATACCTCTACCTACGATGTATAGTATAAGGGTACCTACCATTGGCTGAACCCCTATATAGGACACAAGCATTCCATTCCACATTCCACAAATTAAACCAGCAGCAATTCCAACTACAACAGCAAGAAAAGTATTACCGCTATAAACAATAATTGTAGCTGCAACTGCTCCGCTTATAGCAATTATAGATCCTACGGAGATATCAATACCTTGTGTCGCAATAACTATTGTCATTCCCAAAGACAAAAGAATTAGTGGTGTAGCTCTATTCAGTATATCAACAAGACTTCCGAAAAGGTGTCCATCTTTTACCTCCAAGCCAAGAAATCCAGGTCTCATTATTAGATTGAAAAGAAGAATTCCTATAAGACATACGAGTGGCCAAAAAATAGAAGAATGATAGATTTTTTTCAACAGATTACTTTGTTTATACTTCTCCACCGCTTAATCCTCCCTTTGCTATTGTCGTCATTATATTGGCTTCCTCTAATTCTTCTCCTTTTAGTTCTCCTATAATATTTCTATCTCTTAAAATCAGTATTCTATCACAGCATTTTACTATTTCAGAAAGCTCTGAAGATATAAATATTATGGTTACTCCTTCACTAGCTAAATCAAGCACGAGCTTCATTATTTCACTTTTAGCACCAACATCAATTCCTCTAGTAGGTTCATCTAGAATTAATAACTCAGGATTAGTTGCAAGCCATCTAGCTAAGATAACTTTTTGTTGATTTCCACCACTAAGGTTATCAATCCTTTGTTCCATACTTGGTGTTTTTATACCTAACATATCGATATACTTCTGTGCAATTTCCTGCTGCTGCTTCATTGGAATATACTTGAAAACTCCACGTTTTGATTGAAGTGCTAAAATTATATTTTCCCGTATGGTGAGCTGTGCAACTATGCCTTCAACCTTTCTGTCTTCTGGACAAAAACCGAAACCTTCTTCAATAGCTCTTTGAGGATATATATATGAATATTCTTTCCCTCTTATTTTGATTTTTCCATGATCAGCCTTATCTATTCCAAATATTAGCCTTGCACTTTCACTTCTACCTGCTCCTAAGAGTCCAGCAAGTCCCAAAACTTCGCCTCTTTTAATCTCAATATTAAAAGGTTGTATACTTCCAACACGTCCAAATGCAGAGGTACTTATTAGATTACCATCAGCGAACTTCTTCTCTTCCTTTTTATTTGAGCTATTCAAAGCTTTAACTTCTTCTATATTTTTTCCAATCATTTTAGATACAAGCTCTAGTCTAGAAAGCTTATCAGCATCATAACTTCCTACCATGTGACCGTTTCTAAGTACAGTTATTCTATCTGATATTCCATATACCTGATCTAAGAAATGAGTAACAAATATAATAGACATTCCTTCATTCTTTAACTTTCTCATAATACTAAACAGTCTCTCAACTTCACTATTATCAAGGCTTGAGGTAGGTTCATCAAGTATAAGTATTCCCCTTGATATATCTACCGCCCTGGCTATGGCAATCATTTGTTGCACTGCCACCGAATAAGATGAGAGCATTCTTTTGACATCTATATTTAGGTTAAGCCTTTCGCTTAACAATTTTTCTGCATTTTTATTTATTTCCTTCCAATCAATACTGCCTGCCTTCATGGGCTGCCTACCAATATAAATATTTTCTGCTACAGTTAGATTTGGACAGAGATTGATTTCTTGATAAACAGTACTTATTCCATGCTGCTGTGCATCATAAGTTGATGCAATCTTAATATCGTCACCGTTTAAAGTTATACTTCCTTCATCTATCTCATAAACTCCTGTAAGAACCTTTATTAGTGTAGACTTCCCAGCACCGTTTTCACCCATCAGTGCATGAATCTCGCCCTTTCTAAGCTGAAAATCAACCTTTGAAAGAGCTTTAACTCCAGGAAAGGATTTACTTATTCCCTTCATACTTAGAACTACACCATCTTCTGCCATATATCTCCCCTCCTTTAAAATAATTAATATAAATACCAAATTTATTAACTTACAATTTTCTGAAATATATCAATGCTACTTAAACAAAATACTATAATTACCTATATATTATTGAAATTGAGGTGTTCTCATCAAAATACCAAGTATTATCTGGAACCATCCTCAATTTCAAGGGGGGCACTTTTAAATTGCTCTATGTTTAATATTATTGTTGAAATTAAAGTATCAAACACGCGATACCTTAATTTCAACTCATTTCCTATGCTTAAACTTAACTTAAGCTTTAAAAGTCCTAAT
Proteins encoded in this region:
- a CDS encoding DUF362 domain-containing protein, with translation MEKVALLKCTEYNVDAIEKTLREGFELLGGSSFLRKLIPKNSKVLLKPNFLSVVEKGSIVITHYAVFEAVIRIVKEYTDDIAFGDSPASDNNRKAAEQSGLMEVAERYGVKFVDFSDEVHVELDNPIMYKFWNIARAPYEADVVITLPKLKTHAMMYYTGAVKNQFGCVPGSKKAQWHTKSPNAINFSKMLLDLNSVVKTSFAILDGILAMEGNGPRNGTAKKMDTIIMGKCLTAVDSTAVRLIGYDNVLAVPFLKVAHETKWGAVLPEEIEVLGEKIEDMKCKDFKLSRSARVVNFITPSVNKLAVSLAAPDPIVIAEKCVSCKRCAEVCPEKPNVITFKKHNDKLIPKWNYSKCIRCFCCQELCPMGAIETKEKQLSKMLGLR
- a CDS encoding RICIN domain-containing protein, with amino-acid sequence MIKKTFIKKAATFIAMAAVTVTTLAVAQPLKASAAVVSGQTYKIINVGSGKALDVYAAGTANYTNVDIYTDNGTAAQQWNIVANSDGTYKIINKNSWKALDVYAAGTADYTNVDIYDDNGTGAQKWRLVSNSDGSYKIINANSNKALDVYAAGNADYTNVDIYTDNGTAAQKWNIVQVGGSTSTVTKPGEVPNDIWTYTINADKVYGNTGDFALLLCAVIKKESAFGAGLSGSPSSGDGLMQVEPNTRNAYASQFQAKFGHAYDHGSYQDQVYLGALILNANIVQFGSVYSGLLHYNGGPNWYPGATDSYGRPILADQYANAVYATYQSYGGKN
- a CDS encoding aldo/keto reductase — protein: MIKRKFGNTGFEITPVIYGGIVSMRDGQEASDNYVSWAIDRGINYFDVAPSYEDAQEKLGKSLIPYRKNIYLACKTTCRMKVDAQKEFEESFRMLHTDYLDVYQMHALSKEEDVEKAFGSGGVMEMMVKAKEKGLVRKLGITCHNEAVALKAMSLYDFDTVLFPLNWHMNLGHDMGTKLCKTAKEKGMGLVGMKQLIERAWLNGDERESSPFPKSWCKPIDFEDKKLRLAAMKYTLSLGVDALVPPGDFVNFSFVVENIDECLKNPLTDEDLTFLRQHYEKVKDYPFFKVQI
- a CDS encoding cache domain-containing sensor histidine kinase — its product is MLKNSVSTFFNSSIGNKLMLYFLLVILLPVVTITTVSNLIYNNSISDVQNVNTDQMIQQISTNVDFYMKNMENIINTLSLDPRVVSFLNSKELSNGKNTEAMEYDVTKAIMGFTPFHPEIVGIMVVNKNDLYISDIMYRISRDPLINERWYIEAADHPNKIQLFSKPVGRNVNNVFQYCADDVVSMSKAIIDDKTGKCLGVILIDIKLDIIKSVIESVKPGKTGFVYIVDSNNEIVYTPVNEVVYRIKDQWVRNLKNNIIVKNINNKDYKIMCKGSEYTQWKTVGVFPLDESTKTLRYIKYYSLSVAILTIVLAAILAMIFTRSIVNPITKLRKLMKRTEEGDLNVFFRSKYGDEIGELGNSFNNMIDEIKNLIHLVQAEEKSKRKAEISILQAQIKPHFLYNTLDTIQWMAEEHDAQDIIDVVNALTTLLRIGLSKGNEIVTVRDEIMHIESYLIIQKVRYEDKLDYEIKIQEDMMNFEVTKLILQPIVENAIYHGIKEKRGKGKIIIKGEIIDKKLCFTIIDNGAGMSEDRMKKLNKVLHGKNPGEIKLGFGVYNVNERIRLSYGEEFGLEYQSTENVGTIVKVWHPLITGM
- the yjfF gene encoding galactofuranose ABC transporter, permease protein YjfF, which encodes MKMKAVNLSGMKPNQGNASIYATIALFILLFVAGGIKYDNFFSVQVFSNLLIDNSYLIALTIGETFTILTGGIDLSVGAMVAFVSMITGSLLQKGVNPIIVMIFVLFVGIVIGTTQGYLIQRFKLHPWIITLAGMFFARGAAYLISVDSISINNPMFSNIASFRIHLGQNAFVSINVIVSLLLVIAAIYILKYTKFGRNIYAIGGSENSAILMGLPVAKTKILVYTFSGFCSALGGLLYTIYTSSGYGLHCNGTEMDAIAASVIGGVILTGGFGSAIGPLFGVLTTGVIQNLIIFDGTLNSWWTKIAVGMLLFIFIALQRFIVIRNEKRKTVVT
- a CDS encoding ABC transporter permease, with translation MEKYKQSNLLKKIYHSSIFWPLVCLIGILLFNLIMRPGFLGLEVKDGHLFGSLVDILNRATPLILLSLGMTIVIATQGIDISVGSIIAISGAVAATIIVYSGNTFLAVVVGIAAGLICGMWNGMLVSYIGVQPMVGTLILYIVGRGIAQLITKGQILTFTNKSFTFIGTGYLFIPVSVYITIAVILIIYLLMRRTALGLFVEAVGINSTSSRYSGINAKKVKFILYVITGALAGLAGIIICSNIKSADANNAGLWMELDAILATVIGGTSMNGGRFYLGGTVVGALFIQTLTTTIYSMGVPPETTLVVKAIVVIVVCLIQNEEFRKLIMKFTSSKGRRLKAYENESC
- a CDS encoding sugar ABC transporter ATP-binding protein, producing the protein MAEDGVVLSMKGISKSFPGVKALSKVDFQLRKGEIHALMGENGAGKSTLIKVLTGVYEIDEGSITLNGDDIKIASTYDAQQHGISTVYQEINLCPNLTVAENIYIGRQPMKAGSIDWKEINKNAEKLLSERLNLNIDVKRMLSSYSVAVQQMIAIARAVDISRGILILDEPTSSLDNSEVERLFSIMRKLKNEGMSIIFVTHFLDQVYGISDRITVLRNGHMVGSYDADKLSRLELVSKMIGKNIEEVKALNSSNKKEEKKFADGNLISTSAFGRVGSIQPFNIEIKRGEVLGLAGLLGAGRSESARLIFGIDKADHGKIKIRGKEYSYIYPQRAIEEGFGFCPEDRKVEGIVAQLTIRENIILALQSKRGVFKYIPMKQQQEIAQKYIDMLGIKTPSMEQRIDNLSGGNQQKVILARWLATNPELLILDEPTRGIDVGAKSEIMKLVLDLASEGVTIIFISSELSEIVKCCDRILILRDRNIIGELKGEELEEANIMTTIAKGGLSGGEV